In the genome of Leptospira licerasiae serovar Varillal str. VAR 010, one region contains:
- a CDS encoding type 1 glutamine amidotransferase, with amino-acid sequence MRCLIVRFKDCEGPGTLLYSLQARNYRITYHNAYDERVHIVPAAHQMFDLVVFLGGPQTVHDPNQHKFFKPWLELASHLVSMKDKKVIGICLGSQILATVLGAKVYEGEKGPEVGFSDVKVINPSHPVFSKLGGISSFPAFHLHEDVFEIPKGADHLLQGSFYSNQMFGYENRVFGIQCHLEVTENMLGVWKNVHSEFIKKAGWIPGPETEDLRSQMERAGRALFEGILDL; translated from the coding sequence ATGAGATGTCTCATTGTTCGTTTCAAGGATTGTGAGGGTCCTGGAACTCTATTATATTCTTTGCAAGCTAGAAATTATAGGATTACCTATCATAACGCGTATGACGAACGAGTTCATATCGTTCCTGCGGCTCACCAAATGTTCGACCTGGTAGTATTTTTAGGCGGACCTCAAACTGTACATGATCCTAATCAGCATAAATTTTTCAAACCTTGGCTGGAACTAGCATCTCACTTAGTATCTATGAAAGATAAAAAGGTCATCGGTATCTGTTTGGGTTCTCAAATTTTAGCAACTGTTCTGGGCGCTAAGGTATACGAAGGAGAGAAAGGCCCGGAAGTAGGGTTTTCCGACGTAAAAGTAATAAATCCTTCTCATCCTGTGTTTTCTAAATTGGGCGGGATCTCTTCTTTTCCTGCTTTCCATCTACACGAAGACGTATTTGAGATCCCTAAAGGTGCTGATCATCTGTTACAAGGAAGTTTTTATTCTAACCAGATGTTTGGATATGAGAATCGAGTGTTCGGTATCCAGTGCCATCTAGAAGTAACAGAGAATATGTTGGGTGTTTGGAAGAATGTACATTCTGAGTTTATTAAAAAAGCAGGATGGATTCCCGGACCCGAAACGGAAGATCTTAGGTCTCAGATGGAAAGAGCTGGTAGAGCTCTCTTCGAAGGAATTTTGGATTTATAA
- the secA gene encoding preprotein translocase subunit SecA has product MIQKLLRVLFGSKYERDLKRLTPIVVQINSLEESMRSLSDSELSSQTRKFKERLSKGETLDDILPEAFATVREAALRKLGMRHFDVQMMGGISLHWGNISEMKTGEGKTLTSTLAVYLNALAGKGVHVVTVNDYLARRDANWMKPIYDFLELSVGIIQHDMDHDDRKKAYSADITYGTNNEYGFDYLRDNMVSHIDHKVQRSHYFAIVDEVDSILIDEARTPLIISGPSDESTDKYTRIDKIIPKLIEGEDYEKDEKAKNTLMTEKGVAHVEEILGIENLYAPQNVDLVHHVHQALKAHKIFQRDVDYVVQNGEVIIVDEFTGRLMSGRRYSDGLHQALEAKEGVPIARESQTLASITFQNYFRLYEKLSGMTGTADTEAEEFHKIYNLDVIVIPPNVPVQRKDAADRVYRTEKEKFAAILNEIKDCRDKKQPVLVGTISIEKSEVLARLLAQAGIAHNVLNAKFHEKEAEIIANAGKPAAVTIATNMAGRGTDIVLGGAQLFKESLESWKESDPVISEFKEAVVRADFERAESISQRLDSQAKKSKANEILTSAKIWRKNHEEVLEAGGLHILGTERHEARRIDNQLRGRSGRQGDPGSSRFYLSLQDDLMRIFGSDRIAGIMERLKMPEGQEIEHPMVSNAIARAQKRVEGHNFDIRKHLLEYDDVMNRQRIVIYKMRNEVLEGGDVTGQAKSFLEEMIEAQVVATCEGGNPNGWEWEVLKEWFEGLGLPWKVDQDEIKKSKNPQLAIFDSLNNAAQTFYQEKADRIGADVWKLLERNIFLDILDHRWKEHLYSMDHLREGIWTVGYGEKNPLVEYKLQGFRLFDQAIENMKYEIVSFLLRVEVTEKTQLPEEKKEYKKVGQELTGGFQELQGAKPKNPAAEAMPVTSGGGGSSERKTSRRKRK; this is encoded by the coding sequence ATGATTCAGAAATTACTCAGGGTCCTATTCGGAAGTAAATACGAAAGAGATCTTAAAAGACTTACTCCGATCGTAGTCCAAATCAATTCTTTGGAAGAGTCCATGCGCTCTCTGAGCGACTCCGAACTTTCTTCCCAAACTAGAAAGTTTAAAGAGAGACTCTCTAAGGGAGAAACTTTGGATGATATCCTTCCGGAAGCATTCGCTACCGTAAGAGAGGCAGCCTTGAGAAAATTAGGGATGCGCCATTTCGATGTGCAGATGATGGGCGGTATCTCTCTTCATTGGGGAAATATCTCCGAGATGAAGACCGGAGAGGGTAAAACTCTAACTTCTACCCTTGCAGTTTATCTAAATGCGTTAGCGGGTAAAGGTGTTCATGTCGTTACAGTGAACGATTATCTGGCAAGAAGGGACGCAAATTGGATGAAACCGATTTACGATTTCCTGGAATTGTCCGTCGGGATCATCCAACACGATATGGACCATGATGATCGGAAAAAGGCTTATTCTGCCGATATCACCTACGGAACTAATAACGAATACGGTTTCGATTATCTGAGAGACAATATGGTTTCTCATATCGATCATAAAGTGCAAAGAAGCCATTACTTTGCGATTGTGGACGAGGTGGACTCGATCTTGATCGACGAAGCAAGAACACCTCTCATCATCTCCGGTCCATCCGACGAATCCACGGACAAATACACTCGTATAGACAAGATCATTCCTAAGTTGATCGAAGGCGAAGATTACGAGAAAGACGAAAAGGCAAAAAACACTCTCATGACTGAAAAGGGTGTGGCTCATGTGGAAGAGATCTTAGGGATTGAGAACTTATACGCACCTCAAAACGTGGATCTGGTACATCATGTTCACCAAGCATTAAAAGCTCATAAAATATTCCAGAGGGACGTGGACTATGTGGTCCAAAACGGAGAAGTGATCATCGTAGACGAGTTCACCGGTCGTTTGATGTCCGGCCGACGATATTCAGACGGTCTTCACCAAGCTTTGGAAGCAAAAGAAGGAGTTCCTATCGCCAGGGAATCCCAAACTTTGGCGAGTATCACTTTTCAGAATTATTTCAGATTATACGAAAAACTTTCGGGTATGACCGGAACGGCCGATACGGAAGCGGAAGAATTCCATAAGATCTATAATCTAGATGTGATCGTAATTCCTCCGAACGTTCCTGTTCAAAGAAAGGATGCGGCTGATAGAGTTTATAGAACTGAAAAAGAAAAGTTCGCAGCTATTTTAAACGAGATCAAGGATTGTCGCGATAAAAAACAACCTGTTCTTGTCGGAACCATCTCTATCGAAAAATCAGAGGTTCTTGCTAGGCTTTTAGCACAAGCAGGGATTGCGCATAACGTTCTGAACGCTAAATTCCACGAAAAAGAAGCGGAGATCATCGCAAACGCAGGAAAACCTGCGGCAGTTACAATCGCTACTAACATGGCGGGAAGGGGAACTGACATCGTTTTAGGTGGAGCTCAGTTATTTAAGGAAAGTTTGGAATCCTGGAAGGAATCCGATCCGGTCATCAGCGAATTTAAGGAAGCTGTCGTTCGTGCGGATTTTGAAAGAGCGGAATCCATTTCTCAAAGATTAGATTCTCAGGCAAAAAAATCCAAAGCGAATGAGATACTTACAAGCGCAAAGATCTGGAGAAAGAACCACGAAGAAGTTCTAGAAGCGGGCGGACTTCACATTTTAGGAACGGAAAGACATGAGGCGAGAAGGATAGACAACCAGCTCAGAGGTCGTTCCGGTCGCCAAGGAGATCCGGGTTCGAGCAGATTTTATCTTTCCTTACAAGACGACCTAATGAGGATTTTCGGATCGGACAGGATCGCAGGCATCATGGAAAGACTCAAGATGCCGGAAGGGCAAGAGATAGAGCATCCAATGGTGTCTAACGCGATTGCCAGGGCGCAAAAAAGGGTAGAAGGTCATAACTTCGATATTCGTAAGCACCTTTTGGAATATGACGATGTGATGAATCGCCAAAGGATCGTCATCTACAAGATGAGAAACGAAGTACTGGAAGGTGGAGACGTAACCGGTCAGGCAAAAAGTTTCTTAGAAGAAATGATAGAGGCCCAAGTAGTTGCCACCTGTGAAGGTGGAAATCCTAACGGTTGGGAATGGGAAGTTTTAAAAGAATGGTTCGAAGGACTTGGACTTCCTTGGAAAGTGGACCAAGACGAAATTAAAAAATCCAAAAATCCCCAGTTGGCTATTTTCGATTCTTTGAATAATGCAGCACAAACTTTCTACCAAGAAAAAGCTGATCGGATCGGCGCCGACGTTTGGAAACTTTTAGAAAGAAATATTTTCCTGGATATCCTGGACCATCGCTGGAAAGAACATCTCTATTCCATGGACCATCTGAGAGAAGGTATCTGGACTGTAGGTTACGGAGAAAAGAATCCGCTCGTAGAATATAAACTCCAAGGTTTCAGATTATTCGACCAAGCAATCGAGAACATGAAATATGAGATCGTTAGCTTCTTACTACGTGTGGAAGTTACGGAAAAAACCCAGTTGCCTGAAGAGAAAAAAGAATATAAAAAAGTAGGACAAGAACTGACCGGAGGCTTCCAAGAATTGCAGGGGGCTAAACCTAAAAATCCGGCGGCAGAGGCTATGCCTGTTACTTCCGGCGGCGGCGGTTCTTCCGAAAGGAAGACGAGCAGAAGGAAAAGAAAATGA
- a CDS encoding TolC family protein — MNKKILTFLILVWATNQTVSQPDSPGAAPIGLDPLYSEAKIAAASGDQERTQVRLELAKAEELLWKNNLLLLASKFNIDARKAGIEQAGLYANPNIFVDQSIFAEPTQRYFDFTRSGQTVVQIQQVFLLGGKIDKRIRVAELSAKMSEQEFYDLARALITKLRRTFYFIHYYRDAIAFYDRSLIALDKTVNSAELAYKRRAVLQSEVLRLKALLFFLRKEREDLRIKVLEKEADLRVLLNEETYKSQSVAIVPVLDLDFVEKATLEGLKLDNMLSKAREYRPDLKKAVQALRYEEANLELQHANAIPDLAFGPMYNRGGTAFQNYWGVTAQLNIPIFDRNQGNIKAAEKSIQVRKQELKNLILEVENDVSVALATAKAKDDLYKKFRNTYTKDYADLAEDMILSYEKRYISILEFADFFETYRSSIVEMLRLQTDRMEAIEGVNYSVGTGLIVPSYKSNGESGGAKEGSSK; from the coding sequence ATGAATAAAAAGATACTAACGTTTCTAATCTTGGTCTGGGCCACGAATCAGACCGTATCCCAGCCGGATAGTCCTGGAGCTGCTCCTATTGGACTTGATCCTTTATATTCCGAAGCAAAGATCGCGGCTGCTTCCGGAGATCAGGAAAGGACACAGGTTCGTTTGGAACTTGCCAAGGCGGAAGAACTGCTCTGGAAGAATAACCTTCTATTACTCGCATCAAAATTTAATATAGACGCGAGAAAAGCTGGCATAGAGCAAGCAGGCCTTTACGCGAACCCGAATATTTTCGTGGATCAAAGTATTTTTGCGGAACCTACTCAACGTTATTTCGATTTTACCAGATCCGGACAAACTGTAGTGCAGATCCAACAAGTATTCTTACTAGGCGGTAAGATAGACAAACGGATCAGAGTGGCCGAATTAAGCGCTAAGATGAGCGAGCAGGAATTTTATGATCTCGCTCGAGCGCTGATCACTAAACTTCGTAGGACCTTCTACTTTATTCATTATTATAGGGATGCGATCGCTTTTTACGATAGGAGTCTGATCGCTCTGGATAAGACGGTAAACTCGGCGGAGCTTGCCTACAAAAGAAGAGCAGTTCTTCAATCGGAAGTTTTACGTTTAAAAGCTCTTTTATTCTTTTTAAGGAAGGAAAGAGAAGATCTTAGGATAAAAGTTCTGGAGAAGGAAGCGGATTTAAGAGTTTTACTCAACGAAGAAACTTATAAAAGTCAATCCGTCGCGATTGTTCCCGTCCTAGATTTGGACTTTGTGGAGAAAGCCACCTTAGAAGGTTTAAAATTAGATAATATGCTTTCTAAGGCTAGGGAATACAGACCTGACCTGAAAAAAGCGGTGCAGGCGTTAAGATACGAAGAAGCGAACCTAGAACTACAACATGCAAACGCTATCCCGGATCTAGCATTCGGTCCTATGTATAACAGAGGGGGAACTGCTTTCCAGAACTACTGGGGAGTTACCGCTCAGTTGAATATTCCGATCTTCGATAGGAACCAAGGTAATATCAAGGCCGCCGAAAAATCCATCCAAGTCAGAAAACAAGAATTGAAAAACCTGATCTTGGAAGTGGAGAACGATGTGAGCGTTGCTTTGGCTACCGCAAAGGCAAAAGACGATCTTTATAAAAAATTCAGGAATACTTATACTAAGGACTACGCTGATCTAGCAGAGGATATGATCCTTAGTTACGAAAAACGTTATATATCCATTTTAGAATTCGCCGACTTCTTCGAAACATACAGATCCAGTATTGTGGAAATGTTACGCCTCCAAACTGATAGAATGGAAGCGATTGAAGGAGTAAATTACTCGGTCGGAACGGGGCTGATCGTCCCAAGTTACAAATCCAACGGAGAATCCGGTGGTGCTAAGGAAGGGAGCTCGAAATGA
- a CDS encoding efflux RND transporter periplasmic adaptor subunit, producing MIPSSNKLRIILIVLVAAVSVSIVSFTLSRGAKKNAPRPQKAIVHDHGERIEFKENSPGLEIVKSAEIGKPGEFVNVEAPARLIATTSPSVSDSEQIVLFESAELNDLYVGYVHAKNSLNRSRKNLDRIKDMFKHRVATEKDLIEAETEVNNDEAEFAEFEGKLRAVGLNPALIKKAPGQTAWIISDVPESQLSSLQKGKRVRVVFNSFPNQEWAGTAEALGDNVDPFTRTVKVRIAIKNEGYRLKPGMFATVKFPEETGSDSVVIPFNSVVTVEGKNYVFVEETPREFFRREVVLGISTRERVNVLEGLTKGDRVVVEGAILLKGLSFGF from the coding sequence ATGATTCCATCATCTAACAAACTTAGGATTATATTAATCGTTCTGGTGGCGGCAGTTTCCGTTTCCATCGTATCTTTTACCTTGAGCAGGGGGGCAAAGAAGAATGCTCCTCGACCGCAAAAGGCAATCGTACATGATCACGGCGAAAGGATAGAGTTTAAAGAAAATAGTCCCGGCCTAGAGATCGTTAAAAGTGCTGAGATAGGTAAACCTGGAGAATTCGTAAACGTAGAAGCTCCTGCAAGGTTGATAGCCACTACTTCTCCTTCCGTATCGGATTCTGAACAGATCGTATTATTCGAATCTGCGGAGTTGAACGACCTATATGTCGGTTACGTTCATGCTAAGAACAGTCTGAACAGATCCCGTAAGAACTTGGATCGTATCAAAGATATGTTCAAACATAGAGTAGCAACCGAAAAAGATCTGATCGAAGCAGAGACCGAAGTGAATAACGACGAGGCAGAATTCGCTGAGTTCGAAGGAAAACTGAGAGCTGTCGGTTTGAACCCGGCATTGATCAAAAAGGCACCGGGCCAAACTGCTTGGATCATCTCAGACGTTCCAGAATCACAACTTTCCAGTCTGCAAAAAGGAAAAAGGGTGAGAGTCGTATTCAACTCCTTCCCGAACCAAGAATGGGCAGGGACAGCGGAGGCTTTAGGAGATAACGTGGATCCTTTTACAAGGACCGTAAAAGTCAGGATCGCCATTAAAAACGAAGGTTATAGATTAAAACCTGGAATGTTCGCAACCGTAAAATTCCCCGAAGAAACAGGAAGCGATTCTGTTGTGATCCCTTTCAACTCGGTAGTTACCGTAGAGGGTAAAAACTACGTATTCGTAGAAGAAACTCCGCGCGAATTTTTCAGAAGAGAAGTCGTTCTCGGGATCTCCACCAGAGAAAGGGTCAATGTATTAGAAGGTCTGACAAAAGGCGATAGGGTAGTAGTCGAAGGTGCCATCCTGTTAAAGGGACTTAGTTTCGGATTTTAA
- a CDS encoding efflux RND transporter permease subunit — translation MINKLIESVLKYRIPTIISSIFVSILGIWAWTDIRKEAYSDIADTQVRLIAKFPGKAAVEVEERVTLPIERVLNAIPKVAVRRSRTINGLVVFQFVFEDGTDDYFARMRLMERVADADIPEEVQPALGPMSSPVGEIFRYVVESSGNHTPMELRTIQDWIVMPKMLSIPGIADVVTFGGLPKQFHIVTSPDKLVRYKLTINDVIQAVQENNLNTGGNLLLQGEQGFPIRSLGAIREAQHIENIVVKTVNGVPVFIRDLATVEISHPIPSGVLGYTVRIDDQIMDVDSSVQGLVAMRRWGDPNEMGDRIRAKVKEINENYLPDGVQLRTTYDRSDLVNYTLRTIGRTLLEGVMVVSLVLIFFIGSAKASLVVVATIPFALLFAFLLMDMTGIPASLLSLGAIDFGIVVDGAVIMVENIIRRYRDATPADKSKGIIKLTAESAGEVGTEILFSILIIILAYLPIFSFERIEGRLFKPMAFTISFAILGALIFSMTVVPVLMTYMFRKYFESERPGPIAWHNPFYAWVEERYKKLIDYLVERSKKVVIYTFAAVTLFLGIGGYKLGTEFLPEMDEGGFNLRIFFPVGISLPEARKFMPKIRETIYKNEQVSVVLSQLGRNDDGTDPLPPNRLEVLVSLKDYDDWKERITKQELLLRMKNDLEATLPGARISFSQPIMDNLSEAIMGTIADLAVFVSGQDLKVMRKLAEEILEIVKDMHGASEFGIEQEADSPQLTVRIDREAAARYGINVSDIQQMVEAAIGMQRISTLYEGPSDIPPKTPARFGIVVRFSKDYRASKRAIEAMPIISPKGERVPLSQLAKITLEDGPTMIFRQEGRRTITVRTNVRGRDQGGFVNELRKKIQAKIKLPEGYEVRYGGQYENLARVGKKLAIVIPVTIAIIFGVLFLLYRNLKYVYVALACLPLSLVGGMYALLFRGYYFNVSSGVGFISLFGIATMSGVLFVSRTNHLLQDEPTLTTKEAVTQAAVIQLRPMLMTMLLALLGLIPATLASGVGSDVQRPLATVIVGGLFSALFLVLSVLPSLYLVVVGDRKHPVEEETFELHPEAYVSLYDEEEIEDATPSHRNGSKKSKKKVTVKKKR, via the coding sequence ATGATCAATAAACTTATAGAATCCGTTCTCAAGTACAGAATTCCTACCATCATCTCCTCTATTTTCGTTTCGATTTTAGGAATATGGGCTTGGACAGACATTCGAAAGGAAGCTTATTCGGATATCGCGGATACACAAGTTCGTTTGATCGCTAAATTTCCTGGAAAAGCAGCTGTCGAAGTGGAAGAACGGGTAACTCTTCCCATCGAAAGGGTTTTGAATGCGATCCCCAAAGTAGCGGTTCGCCGTTCAAGAACAATCAACGGTCTTGTAGTTTTCCAATTCGTATTTGAAGACGGAACGGACGATTATTTTGCCAGGATGCGACTTATGGAAAGGGTCGCGGATGCTGATATTCCTGAAGAAGTGCAGCCTGCTTTAGGACCTATGAGTTCTCCTGTCGGAGAAATTTTCAGGTATGTGGTGGAATCTTCCGGGAATCACACTCCGATGGAACTTAGAACGATCCAAGATTGGATTGTAATGCCGAAGATGCTTTCTATTCCTGGGATTGCGGATGTGGTTACATTCGGAGGTTTGCCTAAACAATTCCATATTGTAACTTCTCCTGATAAGTTAGTACGTTATAAACTTACGATTAACGATGTGATCCAGGCAGTTCAGGAAAATAACCTGAATACAGGTGGAAACCTTTTACTACAAGGAGAGCAAGGATTTCCGATCCGTTCTTTAGGTGCGATAAGAGAAGCGCAGCATATAGAGAATATCGTTGTAAAAACTGTGAACGGAGTTCCTGTTTTTATTCGTGATTTGGCCACAGTGGAAATTTCACATCCAATCCCGAGCGGTGTCTTGGGTTATACGGTTCGAATAGACGATCAGATCATGGATGTGGACTCGTCCGTCCAAGGCCTTGTGGCAATGCGTCGCTGGGGTGATCCGAACGAGATGGGAGATCGGATCCGTGCTAAGGTAAAAGAGATCAATGAGAACTATCTTCCTGACGGAGTACAACTTAGGACTACTTATGATAGAAGTGACCTTGTAAATTATACGTTACGCACTATTGGTAGAACACTTCTGGAAGGTGTGATGGTGGTCAGTTTGGTGCTTATCTTCTTCATAGGAAGCGCCAAGGCATCTCTCGTTGTAGTAGCGACAATTCCTTTCGCCTTATTGTTTGCATTCCTTTTGATGGATATGACCGGGATTCCTGCGAGTTTATTGTCTTTGGGGGCGATCGATTTCGGGATCGTAGTAGATGGCGCAGTCATCATGGTGGAAAACATTATCCGAAGATACAGGGACGCAACTCCGGCAGATAAGAGTAAAGGGATCATTAAACTCACTGCGGAATCCGCAGGAGAAGTTGGGACAGAAATCTTATTCTCTATTCTGATCATAATACTTGCTTATTTACCGATTTTTTCTTTCGAACGTATAGAAGGACGTCTGTTCAAACCGATGGCGTTCACCATTTCCTTTGCGATCCTTGGCGCCTTAATTTTTTCTATGACAGTCGTTCCGGTATTAATGACCTATATGTTCCGAAAATATTTCGAATCGGAGAGGCCTGGACCGATCGCATGGCATAATCCTTTTTACGCATGGGTAGAGGAACGTTATAAAAAGTTAATAGACTATTTGGTCGAAAGGTCCAAAAAAGTCGTCATTTATACATTCGCTGCCGTTACACTATTTTTAGGAATAGGTGGATACAAACTCGGAACAGAATTTTTGCCTGAGATGGACGAGGGCGGTTTTAACTTAAGGATTTTCTTTCCTGTAGGTATATCTCTCCCCGAGGCTCGCAAGTTTATGCCTAAGATACGGGAAACGATCTATAAAAACGAACAAGTAAGTGTAGTACTTTCTCAGTTGGGAAGGAACGACGATGGAACGGATCCTCTTCCCCCAAATCGATTGGAAGTTCTTGTAAGTTTGAAAGATTACGATGATTGGAAGGAAAGGATCACTAAACAAGAGCTTCTTCTTAGAATGAAAAACGACCTGGAGGCAACTCTTCCTGGAGCGAGGATCAGTTTCTCTCAGCCTATCATGGACAACTTGTCGGAAGCGATCATGGGAACCATTGCCGACCTTGCTGTTTTCGTATCGGGACAAGATCTAAAAGTAATGCGCAAGCTTGCTGAAGAAATCCTGGAAATTGTAAAGGACATGCATGGAGCCAGCGAATTCGGGATCGAACAAGAAGCGGATAGTCCTCAGTTAACAGTTAGGATCGATAGAGAAGCTGCGGCTCGTTATGGGATTAACGTAAGCGATATCCAACAAATGGTAGAGGCCGCCATCGGTATGCAGAGGATCAGCACTCTATACGAAGGGCCTTCCGATATTCCCCCAAAAACGCCTGCTAGATTCGGGATAGTAGTCCGATTCTCCAAAGATTATAGAGCTTCCAAAAGAGCGATAGAAGCAATGCCCATTATTTCGCCAAAAGGAGAAAGGGTCCCACTTTCTCAATTAGCGAAGATAACCTTGGAAGACGGACCTACTATGATCTTCCGCCAAGAGGGTAGAAGAACGATTACAGTCCGAACAAACGTAAGAGGAAGGGACCAGGGTGGATTCGTAAATGAACTCAGGAAGAAGATCCAGGCAAAGATAAAACTTCCGGAAGGATACGAGGTCCGTTACGGCGGGCAGTACGAGAACCTGGCTCGCGTGGGTAAGAAGTTAGCAATCGTTATTCCTGTCACGATCGCGATCATTTTCGGAGTGTTATTTTTACTTTATAGAAATCTAAAATACGTATATGTGGCCCTGGCTTGTCTTCCACTTTCATTAGTGGGTGGAATGTATGCGCTTTTATTCAGGGGATATTACTTTAACGTATCCAGCGGGGTAGGGTTTATTTCTCTTTTCGGGATTGCTACCATGTCCGGTGTACTTTTCGTTTCCAGGACAAATCATCTATTACAGGACGAACCGACCCTAACCACTAAGGAAGCGGTCACTCAAGCTGCGGTAATCCAATTACGACCAATGTTGATGACAATGTTGCTTGCTCTACTTGGATTGATCCCTGCGACACTTGCATCAGGAGTAGGCTCCGACGTCCAGAGGCCTTTGGCTACGGTAATTGTAGGAGGATTATTCTCCGCATTATTTCTAGTACTGAGCGTTCTTCCTTCGTTATATTTGGTGGTAGTCGGAGATAGAAAACATCCTGTCGAAGAGGAAACTTTCGAACTTCATCCGGAAGCATATGTTTCCTTATATGATGAAGAGGAAATAGAGGATGCTACACCTTCTCATAGGAACGGAAGTAAGAAATCAAAGAAGAAAGTTACCGTTAAGAAAAAGCGTTAA
- a CDS encoding outer membrane beta-barrel protein: protein MMRKKTASLIATFTLVTASSVFAQPKKETPDPKAAGAVKAAPAPEPEDTKWYDKVDFSGFVDVYYMYNNNPLQGSAVDSTRAFETSNKNFGVNAAALAVQKTAEKSSPWGFRVDFQNGQNNAYQEAPYVQYNGIYNYNMLKQAYISMYFPVLKGMTLDVGKMATHIGYEVLESMNNPNYSIGAIFQNTIPFIHTGARLTTQFTDKWAGTFYLYNSGGGTGYRTGVPDGSTTNNYFYEAATQHKAIGTQLKGTLIEDKLSVTWNTLYSQDGATGRIDPTQQYLADQLAAQTGDPAVAALTAPSAKYNKDYWFMNHAILSITPTDRIQVDLDYTWSEKSGGAAAANLAQQQYNPTGAATVETILGGTVTTENTKSSYKAYGIFSKFKIGETWGVNVRVEYIDDSHNNGRLTTFNPFAGSQAANSWYAGKYAQDKAIAEQIIAATPALGGLTADQLLAALDPKNYKDYGGASNYGQYKTFTVTPVWNYTENLLIKLDMRRDWATGYQFVTSSGEKSKDQYGITLGVVAKFD from the coding sequence ATGATGAGAAAAAAAACAGCAAGCCTCATTGCTACCTTTACTCTGGTGACCGCCTCTTCGGTTTTTGCCCAGCCGAAAAAGGAAACGCCGGACCCGAAGGCAGCAGGCGCAGTGAAAGCTGCTCCAGCCCCAGAACCTGAAGATACGAAATGGTATGATAAGGTAGACTTTTCTGGATTTGTGGATGTGTACTACATGTACAATAACAACCCACTCCAAGGAAGCGCCGTAGACAGTACCAGAGCATTCGAGACCAGCAACAAAAACTTTGGTGTTAACGCAGCAGCACTTGCTGTACAAAAGACCGCAGAAAAATCCAGCCCTTGGGGATTCCGTGTGGATTTCCAAAACGGACAAAACAACGCTTATCAAGAGGCGCCTTACGTTCAATACAACGGAATTTACAACTATAACATGCTGAAACAAGCATACATCAGTATGTATTTCCCTGTGTTGAAAGGAATGACCTTAGACGTTGGAAAAATGGCAACGCATATTGGATACGAAGTGTTAGAATCGATGAACAACCCTAACTACTCGATAGGGGCCATCTTCCAAAACACAATCCCGTTCATTCACACCGGTGCTCGCTTAACCACTCAATTTACAGACAAATGGGCAGGAACCTTTTATCTGTATAACAGTGGTGGTGGTACCGGTTATAGAACTGGGGTTCCGGACGGAAGCACTACGAATAACTACTTCTACGAAGCAGCTACTCAACATAAAGCGATTGGAACACAGTTAAAAGGAACCTTGATTGAAGACAAATTGTCCGTAACTTGGAACACTTTGTATTCTCAAGACGGTGCTACTGGAAGGATCGATCCAACTCAGCAATATTTAGCTGATCAATTAGCGGCTCAAACCGGAGACCCGGCTGTAGCAGCTCTTACTGCTCCATCAGCAAAGTATAATAAAGATTATTGGTTCATGAACCATGCAATCTTATCCATCACTCCTACTGACAGGATCCAAGTTGACTTAGACTATACTTGGAGTGAGAAGTCTGGTGGTGCAGCAGCAGCTAACCTTGCACAACAACAGTACAACCCAACAGGCGCAGCTACAGTTGAAACTATCCTAGGTGGAACCGTAACAACTGAAAATACTAAAAGCTCTTATAAAGCATATGGTATCTTCAGTAAGTTTAAGATCGGTGAGACTTGGGGAGTTAACGTTCGTGTTGAGTATATCGACGATAGCCATAACAACGGTCGTCTGACTACCTTCAACCCGTTTGCAGGATCTCAAGCAGCTAACTCTTGGTATGCAGGAAAATACGCTCAAGATAAAGCGATCGCAGAGCAAATCATTGCAGCTACTCCTGCATTGGGTGGCTTAACTGCAGACCAACTACTTGCAGCTTTAGACCCGAAAAACTACAAAGATTACGGTGGAGCTTCCAACTACGGACAGTATAAAACATTTACTGTTACTCCAGTTTGGAATTACACTGAGAATCTACTCATCAAATTGGATATGAGAAGAGACTGGGCAACCGGTTATCAATTCGTAACCTCTTCCGGTGAGAAAAGCAAAGACCAATACGGTATAACCTTAGGGGTCGTCGCTAAGTTCGATTAA